The Thunnus albacares chromosome 11, fThuAlb1.1, whole genome shotgun sequence genome contains a region encoding:
- the LOC122991883 gene encoding chymotrypsin A-like, which produces MVFLWILSCFAFVGAAYGSAIPPDISGYSDIVNGKEAKPHSWPWQVSLQTCNGFHFCGGSLINQNWVVTAAHCPVGWSIRVVLGAHNLRSSTEDVQVIGVGKVFTHPEYNKTSRWNNDIQLIKLASPAQINRRVSPVCVAETRDNFPAGITCMTTGWGRTSGNGKTATRLQQAALPLLTDRRCRRFFSSSITSEMICAGANGTSSCYGDSGGPLVCQKAGAWTLVGVVSFGRASCDTMSPGVYARVTALRAWIDRTITAN; this is translated from the exons ATGGTCTTCCTGTGGATCCTCTCCTGCTTCGCCTTCGTCGGCGCCGCCTACG GTTCCGCCATCCCCCCCGACATCAGCGGTTACTCTGATATTGTGAACGGCAAGGAGGCGAAGCCTCACTCCTGGCCCTGGCAGGTGTccctgcag ACATGCAATGGCTTCCACTTCTGCGGAGGCTCCCTCATCAACCAGAACTGGGTGGTAACCGCTGCTCACTGTCCTGTCGG GTGGTCGATCCGTGTGGTTCTCGGAGCACACAACCTCCGCTCCTCCACCGAAGACGTCCAGGTGATCGGGGTCGGCAAG GTGTTCACACACCCCGAATACAACAAAACCAGTCGCTGGAACAACGACATCCAGCTCATCAAGCTGGCCAGCCCCGCCCAGATAAACAGGCGTGTTTCCCCCGTGTGCGTGGCCGAGACCAGAGACAACTTCCCTGCAGGCATAACGTGCATGACCACCGGCTGGGGCCGGACCAGCGGCAACG GTAAAACGGCCACccggctgcagcaggcagcccTCCCCCTGCTGACCGATAGGCGGTGCCGTCGATTCTTCAGCAGCTCTATCACCTCCGAGATGATCTGTGCCGGAGCCAACGGAACCTCCAGCTGCTAC ggcGACTCTGGAGGTCCTCTGGTCTGTCAGAAGGCTGGTGCCTGGACTCTGGTTGGTGTCGTGTCCTTTGGAAGAGCCTCCTGCGATACCATGTCGCCTGGTGTGTACGCCCGCGTCACAGCACTGCGCGCCTGGATAGACCGGACCATCACTGCCAACTGA